A genomic stretch from Nitrospira sp. includes:
- a CDS encoding endonuclease/exonuclease/phosphatase family protein, translating to MQLRVASYNIHRAIGNDGVYEPGRILRILCEMNADIVALQEIDLLEPGDLQLLPWLAARTCMMAIPGPVRSRGPCEYGNALLTRFPVMAVRRWDLSVGLHEARGALDVDLRVPGHSMQVVTTHLGLWPRERPVQTERLLKLFVANRHDVTILMGDLNEWQVRGKALQGLSRVFGATSAPATFPARCPLLPLDRIWMTPARALHRVAVHDTPLSRVASDHLPIKADIYLLQGSAPMTRSPMV from the coding sequence ATGCAGCTGCGAGTGGCGTCCTATAACATCCATCGGGCGATCGGGAACGATGGAGTGTACGAGCCAGGCCGGATTCTCCGCATATTGTGTGAGATGAATGCGGACATCGTCGCATTGCAGGAGATCGATCTCCTTGAGCCCGGTGATCTCCAGCTACTTCCGTGGCTGGCTGCACGGACATGCATGATGGCGATCCCGGGTCCGGTTCGGTCACGCGGCCCCTGCGAGTATGGGAATGCCTTACTGACTCGATTCCCGGTGATGGCCGTGCGCCGATGGGATCTCTCCGTGGGGCTCCACGAAGCTCGTGGCGCGCTGGATGTGGATCTGCGCGTGCCCGGTCATTCGATGCAGGTGGTCACCACGCATCTGGGCTTGTGGCCGCGCGAACGCCCCGTGCAAACGGAGCGATTATTGAAATTGTTCGTGGCGAACCGACATGACGTGACCATTCTCATGGGGGATTTGAATGAATGGCAGGTGCGAGGAAAAGCGTTGCAGGGGTTGAGTCGCGTGTTCGGCGCGACATCCGCTCCAGCCACTTTCCCCGCACGATGTCCCTTGCTCCCACTGGATCGGATCTGGATGACTCCCGCTCGGGCACTCCACCGCGTGGCGGTGCATGACACGCCGCTCAGCCGTGTGGCGTCCGATCACCTGCCCATCAAAGCCGATATTTATTTGCTGCAGGGGTCGGCTCCAATGACTCGGTCACCGATGGTGTAA
- the treZ gene encoding malto-oligosyltrehalose trehalohydrolase — protein MPEAISRSVSRPPRWRGISLGATVVPDGVRFCCWAPERTQVEVLFGAGPTSHPMTQDHNGYWSADVFGARAGMTYRYRLDGGDVYPDPCSRYQPSGPHGPSLIVDPAAYRWQDEEWVGVTMHGQVIYELHVGTFTPEGTFDAAAAQVAALKDLGITVIEVMPVAECPGRWNWGYDGVGLYAPSHVYGDPEAFKRFVDTAHRLGLGVILDVVYNHLGPDGNYLPAFTSCYFTDRYSNEWGQAMNFDGAGSHGVRDFVIQNACYWVDEFHLDGLRLDAVHAVHDASPRHVLAELSLAARAAAGERAIILVAECEAQWIHSIQPIEQGGWGLDAVWSEDFHHTTRVAATGRREGYYSDYLGTPQELLSCVKRSFLFQGQRDQWQGKSRGSVVGREPASGFVFFLQNHDQVANQLRGGRLHDKTSPGLVRVLTAFLLLSPQTPLLFMGQEFGASSPFLFFADFPPGELAQAIHRGRKALLARFLSASSFEAQASIPDPCDPRVFEDSKLDLSERDRHRHVYVLHRELLRLRREDPVIARQARDQLDGAVLGPHAFVVRYAGSDGDDRLLLLNLGPDYDYRPAPEPLLAPPVGRRWSLFWSSDEPRYGGPGVISPLSPEGWRLPAESAVLYQTEPEG, from the coding sequence ATGCCGGAAGCCATTTCTAGGAGTGTCTCGAGGCCACCGCGTTGGCGTGGGATATCGCTGGGGGCCACCGTGGTGCCCGACGGCGTGCGCTTCTGTTGTTGGGCCCCGGAACGGACTCAGGTGGAAGTCCTGTTCGGTGCGGGGCCTACGTCCCATCCGATGACACAGGACCACAACGGGTATTGGTCTGCGGACGTGTTCGGCGCAAGGGCAGGAATGACCTACCGGTATCGGCTGGATGGAGGAGACGTCTATCCTGATCCCTGTTCCCGTTATCAGCCCAGTGGTCCCCACGGGCCGTCGCTGATCGTCGATCCTGCCGCCTATCGCTGGCAGGACGAAGAGTGGGTCGGTGTAACCATGCATGGTCAGGTGATCTATGAACTTCACGTGGGCACGTTCACCCCGGAAGGCACCTTCGACGCCGCCGCCGCGCAAGTCGCGGCGTTGAAAGACCTCGGGATCACCGTCATTGAGGTGATGCCGGTGGCTGAATGTCCCGGTCGATGGAATTGGGGCTATGACGGGGTGGGGCTGTATGCGCCGTCCCACGTCTATGGCGACCCGGAAGCGTTCAAACGGTTCGTGGATACGGCGCATCGGCTGGGGCTCGGCGTCATTCTGGACGTGGTCTATAACCATCTGGGGCCGGACGGGAATTACCTGCCGGCATTCACGTCCTGCTACTTCACCGATCGATATTCGAATGAGTGGGGCCAGGCCATGAACTTCGATGGGGCTGGTTCGCACGGTGTCCGCGACTTTGTCATCCAGAATGCCTGCTATTGGGTAGATGAATTCCATCTCGACGGATTGCGCTTGGACGCTGTGCACGCCGTGCATGATGCCAGCCCGCGGCATGTGTTGGCGGAATTGTCTCTTGCGGCAAGGGCGGCCGCCGGCGAGAGAGCAATTATCTTGGTGGCAGAATGCGAGGCCCAATGGATCCATTCCATCCAGCCGATCGAGCAGGGCGGGTGGGGATTGGACGCGGTCTGGAGCGAGGACTTTCACCATACGACCCGCGTGGCGGCGACCGGTCGCCGTGAAGGGTACTATTCCGACTACCTGGGTACACCACAGGAACTTCTTTCCTGTGTGAAACGCTCGTTTCTCTTTCAAGGGCAGCGGGATCAGTGGCAGGGGAAATCCCGAGGGAGCGTGGTGGGACGGGAGCCGGCCAGCGGGTTTGTGTTTTTTCTCCAGAATCATGACCAGGTCGCCAATCAATTGCGCGGTGGTCGATTGCATGACAAGACAAGCCCGGGACTCGTCCGCGTCCTCACGGCCTTCTTGCTTCTTTCCCCGCAGACTCCGCTCCTGTTTATGGGGCAAGAGTTCGGTGCCTCCTCGCCGTTTCTCTTTTTTGCCGATTTTCCGCCGGGTGAGTTGGCGCAGGCGATTCATCGAGGCAGGAAGGCGCTCTTAGCGCGATTTCTCAGCGCATCGTCCTTCGAGGCTCAGGCGAGCATTCCGGATCCTTGCGACCCGCGTGTCTTCGAGGATTCGAAGCTGGACTTGTCGGAGCGGGATCGCCACCGGCACGTCTATGTGCTGCATCGCGAGCTTCTCAGGCTACGGCGCGAAGATCCGGTGATTGCCCGGCAGGCCAGAGACCAACTCGATGGGGCGGTACTCGGACCGCATGCGTTTGTTGTCCGCTATGCGGGGAGCGACGGAGATGACCGGCTGCTGCTCCTGAACCTCGGACCTGATTATGACTATCGGCCTGCGCCTGAGCCTCTGCTCGCGCCTCCGGTGGGGCGAAGGTGGTCGTTGTTCTGGTCCAGCGATGAACCTCGGTACGGAGGCCCCGGCGTCATCAGTCCTTTGAGCCCAGAGGGCTGGCGTCTCCCGGCCGAATCAGCCGTACTGTACCAGACCGAACCGGAAGGATAG
- a CDS encoding thiamine pyrophosphate-requiring protein: MTTVADLLIDRLLAWKVDTIFSLPGDGINGIYEALRTRRDRIKLVLVRHEESAALAACGYAKFTRRLGVCLATSGPGGIHLLNGLYDAKCDGQPVLAITGHTFHDLIGTHYQQDVNLDKLFSDVAAYSERVMGPAHVGNVVDEAIKAAISRRTVAHLTIPKDVQDWSADGHGSKANVPGHSGGLYSDPLPLPSQTLLEKAAAVLNDGTKIAILAGRGCLGARDEIVQLAETLAAPIVKPLLGKGVVPDDHPLTTGGIGLLGTVPSQEALEACDTLLIAGSSFPYLEFYPKPGQARAIQIDLDASRIGLRYPVEVGLVGHCWDVLRALSPLIRPHADRRFLEQTQASMVQWNTLIEARGTRTDVPMKPQVAVRALNEFLTDDAIICCDTGTVTTWVARHIAMKGNMEFSASGTLATMANGLPYSLGAAIAHPGRQIVCIAGDGGFSMLMSELATLVKYALPVKIIVLKNNLLGMIKWEQLAFEGNPQFGVELQPIDFAACARSCGATGFSVDDPAQLHDVYRQAFAHPGPVVVEAVIDPMEAPLPGKITMEQAWQFAKAVARGQEDRWDLMKTLMANKIREVV, translated from the coding sequence ATGACGACTGTGGCGGATCTCTTGATCGATCGCCTGCTCGCTTGGAAGGTGGACACGATCTTCAGTCTTCCCGGGGATGGCATCAACGGCATTTACGAGGCCCTGCGCACGCGGCGCGACCGCATCAAGCTGGTCCTGGTGCGACATGAAGAATCCGCAGCGCTCGCCGCCTGCGGCTACGCCAAATTCACCAGGCGATTGGGAGTCTGCCTCGCCACGTCTGGTCCGGGCGGCATCCATCTTTTGAACGGGTTATACGATGCCAAGTGCGACGGCCAGCCGGTCTTGGCGATCACGGGGCACACGTTTCACGATCTCATCGGCACACATTACCAACAGGATGTGAATCTGGACAAACTGTTCAGTGACGTGGCCGCGTACAGTGAGCGGGTCATGGGACCGGCCCATGTCGGCAACGTGGTGGATGAAGCCATCAAAGCGGCAATCTCCCGCCGCACGGTCGCACACCTCACTATCCCGAAGGACGTACAAGACTGGTCGGCCGACGGGCACGGCTCCAAGGCCAATGTGCCCGGCCATAGCGGCGGCCTCTATAGCGACCCGCTGCCGCTCCCATCACAAACGCTGCTGGAGAAAGCGGCCGCCGTGCTGAATGACGGCACAAAGATCGCTATTCTCGCCGGACGTGGCTGTCTGGGCGCCAGGGATGAGATCGTACAGCTGGCCGAAACGCTGGCTGCACCGATCGTCAAACCGCTGTTAGGCAAAGGCGTCGTGCCGGACGACCATCCCTTGACCACGGGAGGTATCGGTCTGCTCGGTACCGTCCCTTCCCAGGAAGCACTCGAAGCCTGCGACACCTTGCTGATTGCCGGCAGCAGTTTTCCGTATCTGGAGTTCTACCCCAAACCCGGGCAGGCCCGAGCCATCCAGATCGATTTGGATGCGAGCCGTATCGGTTTGCGGTATCCCGTCGAGGTCGGATTGGTGGGCCATTGCTGGGATGTCCTCCGTGCCCTGTCGCCCCTGATTCGACCGCATGCCGACCGACGTTTTCTCGAGCAGACCCAGGCCAGCATGGTTCAATGGAATACCCTGATCGAGGCCCGAGGCACCAGAACCGACGTACCCATGAAACCGCAAGTCGCGGTGAGAGCCTTGAATGAATTTCTGACGGACGACGCCATCATTTGTTGCGACACCGGAACGGTCACGACATGGGTGGCTCGCCACATCGCCATGAAAGGGAACATGGAGTTTTCCGCCTCCGGCACCCTCGCAACCATGGCGAATGGACTCCCCTACAGCCTCGGCGCAGCCATCGCCCATCCGGGACGACAGATCGTGTGTATCGCCGGCGACGGGGGGTTCTCCATGTTGATGAGTGAGCTGGCGACGCTGGTCAAGTATGCCCTGCCCGTGAAGATCATCGTCTTGAAGAACAATCTGCTCGGCATGATCAAATGGGAACAACTCGCCTTCGAAGGCAATCCACAGTTCGGCGTGGAACTGCAGCCCATCGATTTCGCCGCCTGCGCTCGGTCCTGCGGAGCCACCGGCTTCAGCGTGGATGATCCGGCTCAATTGCACGATGTCTATCGGCAGGCCTTTGCCCATCCCGGCCCCGTTGTGGTGGAGGCAGTCATCGATCCCATGGAGGCCCCGCTCCCCGGCAAGATCACGATGGAGCAGGCGTGGCAATTCGCCAAAGCGGTGGCACGGGGACAGGAAGACCGGTGGGACTTGATGAAAACCCTTATGGCCAACAAGATTCGTGAAGTGGTGTGA
- a CDS encoding AI-2E family transporter, which yields MTPDTSHLLTKRLLPQQAASHAVPSPADRHLWQITPVRDLLWGGGILAILWFGYYLRGVFTPVLIALLMAYLFNPVIRRAEARWRIPRPTTIALILCGSALLLLGLMTWLGPLLAEQVQSFAERVPGYLQRLAQRYHLQFGDVSDHLSAIAISLRDDPLSMLRPVFSGTGQAFGVLGTVIGTTADVVIACILIPIYFFFFAWRFDESLEHMKRYIPAEYRDRVRHIVTRMDHAVSGFFRGRLTIAFGSVVLYSLGWAMAGIRYWFLLGLITGILTIIPYASLIGWPLAVLLKYLDVLSANGVGLDPMTILVWPSLAYLLVQFIESWLLTPWVQSQSMDMNAVTVLIVLFVGGALGGFYGLLLAIPLSACAKILGAELLLPQLARQATGPTLSDSQRKETP from the coding sequence ATGACACCGGACACGTCTCATCTCCTCACCAAACGGCTCCTACCGCAGCAGGCGGCCAGCCATGCCGTGCCGTCTCCGGCAGATCGACACCTCTGGCAGATCACCCCTGTCCGGGATTTGCTATGGGGCGGCGGGATTCTGGCGATTCTCTGGTTCGGCTATTACCTGCGCGGGGTCTTCACGCCGGTCCTGATTGCGCTGTTGATGGCCTATTTGTTCAATCCCGTGATTCGGCGAGCGGAAGCTCGGTGGCGTATCCCCAGACCCACGACGATCGCTCTCATCCTCTGTGGATCGGCGCTGCTGCTGCTGGGGCTCATGACCTGGCTGGGTCCATTACTGGCAGAGCAGGTGCAGTCATTCGCAGAGCGCGTACCGGGCTATCTTCAACGCCTCGCGCAACGATACCATTTGCAATTCGGAGACGTGTCGGATCATCTCTCCGCCATCGCGATCAGTTTGAGAGACGATCCGCTTTCGATGTTACGGCCTGTATTCTCCGGCACAGGCCAGGCATTCGGCGTGCTGGGAACCGTGATCGGCACCACCGCCGACGTCGTGATCGCCTGTATCCTGATTCCCATTTACTTCTTTTTCTTCGCCTGGCGGTTCGATGAGAGTCTCGAGCACATGAAACGCTATATTCCGGCCGAGTATCGCGACCGCGTCCGCCATATCGTCACACGTATGGACCATGCCGTGAGTGGGTTCTTTCGCGGTCGGCTCACGATTGCCTTCGGCTCGGTCGTGCTCTATTCCCTCGGCTGGGCCATGGCCGGCATCCGCTATTGGTTTCTGCTTGGATTGATCACCGGTATCCTGACGATCATTCCCTACGCATCCTTGATCGGCTGGCCCCTGGCCGTGCTGTTGAAATATCTCGACGTCCTGTCTGCAAATGGCGTAGGGCTCGACCCGATGACCATCCTGGTCTGGCCTTCTCTGGCCTACCTCCTGGTCCAATTCATCGAGAGCTGGCTGCTGACGCCGTGGGTGCAAAGCCAATCCATGGATATGAACGCCGTCACCGTGCTGATCGTGCTCTTCGTCGGCGGCGCATTGGGCGGGTTCTACGGTCTCTTGCTCGCCATTCCCCTCTCCGCCTGCGCCAAGATCCTTGGCGCAGAATTGCTTCTTCCACAACTGGCACGCCAAGCGACAGGCCCCACCCTGTCCGATTCCCAACGGAAGGAGACTCCATGA
- a CDS encoding YihY/virulence factor BrkB family protein codes for MSASLTSPSPRWNPWKRGGLDWTTFGIRLWKESQRDEILGRAAQLAYYFLLALFPALLFLTALIGLFPLKETLPELMQYLRTVLPADALSLLERYLENVVQGSSGDMLSLGLLGALWASSSGVTAIMEALNVVYGATETRPYWKVRVLASLLTVGLAGFIILSITLILYGAHIGEWIADLVGLGWLFLLSWNMLQWPVAVLLMLFALAVIYYVCPNITHDWRWVTPGSVCAVALWLVLSLGFKAYVEHFGTYNAAYGSIAGVIVLMLWLYLTGIVILLGGEINAQIEQAAAALRRDEQLASPIAPSSLQTPHKEQRTSS; via the coding sequence GTGTCAGCCTCATTGACGAGTCCATCGCCCCGCTGGAATCCATGGAAGCGAGGTGGCCTAGACTGGACAACATTCGGAATACGCCTATGGAAGGAGAGCCAGCGCGATGAGATCCTCGGCCGTGCTGCACAATTGGCGTACTATTTTCTCTTAGCCCTCTTTCCGGCACTCCTTTTTCTCACGGCACTTATCGGCCTCTTTCCCTTGAAGGAAACCCTTCCTGAGTTGATGCAGTATCTACGGACGGTGCTCCCCGCCGATGCCCTGTCACTGTTGGAGCGCTATCTGGAGAACGTCGTCCAAGGCAGTAGTGGCGACATGCTCTCACTCGGTTTATTGGGCGCGCTCTGGGCATCGTCGAGCGGCGTGACGGCCATCATGGAAGCACTGAATGTCGTCTATGGCGCGACGGAGACACGACCCTACTGGAAGGTGCGCGTGCTCGCCTCACTACTGACCGTCGGCCTGGCAGGATTCATTATTCTATCGATCACGTTGATTCTCTATGGCGCGCACATCGGTGAATGGATCGCCGATCTGGTCGGCTTGGGTTGGCTGTTTCTCCTCAGCTGGAACATGCTGCAGTGGCCCGTGGCCGTCCTGCTGATGTTGTTCGCACTCGCCGTGATCTATTACGTCTGTCCGAACATTACACACGACTGGCGATGGGTCACACCCGGCTCCGTCTGCGCCGTCGCGCTGTGGCTCGTGCTCTCATTGGGCTTCAAAGCCTACGTCGAACATTTCGGCACCTACAATGCTGCCTATGGATCCATCGCCGGCGTCATCGTACTGATGCTGTGGCTCTACCTGACGGGTATCGTAATCCTGCTGGGCGGAGAAATTAATGCGCAGATCGAGCAAGCTGCAGCCGCGCTTCGTCGAGACGAACAGCTTGCCTCACCGATTGCGCCATCCAGCTTGCAGACGCCTCACAAGGAGCAGCGGACCTCGTCATGA
- a CDS encoding phage holin family protein, whose protein sequence is MENPHPTSVAALLQGLLDDVRALIGQTVRLARDEIQLERQKVITMIMRASIGLAMALMTSLLLLLMVVHVLHGPLGLPLWASYGLVGLCCALMAGLLVSSAVSLGPTLRVWPRRTLHSIKEDVRWIKEQVLSIKI, encoded by the coding sequence ATGGAGAATCCCCACCCGACATCGGTCGCCGCATTGCTGCAGGGTCTCCTCGACGATGTGCGGGCACTGATCGGCCAGACAGTCCGCCTGGCCCGTGACGAAATCCAGCTCGAACGGCAGAAGGTGATTACCATGATCATGCGAGCCAGCATCGGCCTGGCCATGGCGCTTATGACTAGCCTGCTGCTGCTCCTGATGGTGGTGCACGTACTGCATGGTCCCCTGGGCCTCCCGCTGTGGGCGAGTTATGGGCTGGTGGGGCTCTGCTGTGCACTCATGGCAGGCCTGCTCGTCTCGAGCGCCGTCTCCCTCGGCCCCACGCTGCGTGTGTGGCCGAGACGCACCCTTCACTCGATAAAGGAAGACGTCCGATGGATCAAAGAGCAAGTGCTGTCGATCAAGATCTGA
- a CDS encoding hemerythrin domain-containing protein has product MANTQLKPGTNETGIRTLRDDHRKILALFQLYLAISQDSRRATVDQILELLEEHFRKEEALLTARVPPHADRKHELVAHVLREHDEVRAMMEELRGSETDDDQALDEFFEDMMQTVHVHFLTEERDLFPHLQPPPG; this is encoded by the coding sequence ATGGCAAACACACAGTTGAAACCAGGTACCAACGAGACCGGCATCCGCACGTTGCGCGATGACCATCGGAAGATTCTCGCGCTGTTTCAACTGTATCTCGCAATCAGCCAGGATTCTCGTCGAGCCACGGTGGATCAGATCCTCGAGTTGCTGGAAGAGCACTTTCGCAAAGAAGAGGCCCTCTTGACTGCTCGTGTCCCACCGCACGCCGACCGGAAGCATGAGCTGGTCGCACACGTCTTGCGGGAGCATGACGAGGTGAGAGCTATGATGGAGGAACTTCGCGGATCAGAAACTGACGACGACCAGGCGCTGGACGAATTCTTCGAAGACATGATGCAGACGGTCCACGTGCACTTTCTGACAGAGGAGCGAGACCTCTTCCCACACCTTCAACCACCACCCGGGTAA
- a CDS encoding YtxH domain-containing protein, which translates to MHHDDSSNWSAFMAGALIGAGVALLLAPQSGPELRSTLRDYASKAKDELDEAAEQGRAAWDHAVERGQEYVASGKQTLRQAGRTARDVVDDTVETAKQSVEETTSRRG; encoded by the coding sequence ATGCACCATGATGATTCATCCAACTGGTCGGCATTCATGGCAGGAGCGCTCATCGGCGCCGGGGTCGCACTGCTGCTTGCACCTCAATCCGGGCCAGAATTGCGTTCGACGCTTCGCGACTACGCATCAAAAGCCAAAGATGAACTGGATGAGGCAGCCGAACAAGGCCGAGCTGCGTGGGACCATGCAGTGGAACGTGGTCAGGAGTATGTGGCGAGCGGGAAACAGACATTGCGTCAGGCCGGCCGCACAGCACGTGACGTTGTCGACGACACAGTCGAAACCGCCAAACAGTCCGTGGAAGAGACCACCTCCAGACGGGGGTAA